One genomic segment of Chitinophaga sancti includes these proteins:
- a CDS encoding PA2169 family four-helix-bundle protein: MQATLETIEILNDLVQINNDRIDGYEKALQELKQEDNDLKALFSSMISESHEIRLALGTEVNALGGDMETSTTTSGKIYRAWMDIKAVFTGHDRHTVLANCERGEDAAQKAYDSALEEEELPAYLREMVSEQKQTLRRSHDKIKELRDATK; this comes from the coding sequence ATGCAAGCTACATTGGAAACCATAGAGATCCTGAATGATCTGGTACAAATCAACAATGACCGGATTGACGGTTATGAAAAAGCGTTACAAGAACTGAAACAGGAAGATAATGACCTGAAAGCATTGTTCTCCTCCATGATCAGCGAGAGCCATGAAATCAGACTGGCTTTAGGTACAGAAGTAAATGCATTAGGTGGTGATATGGAAACATCCACAACTACCAGTGGTAAAATTTACCGTGCATGGATGGATATCAAGGCTGTATTTACCGGTCATGACCGTCATACAGTACTGGCGAATTGTGAAAGAGGAGAAGATGCAGCGCAGAAAGCTTATGATAGTGCATTAGAAGAGGAAGAGTTGCCTGCTTACCTGAGAGAAATGGTGAGTGAGCAAAAGCAGACCTTAAGACGCTCTCATGATAAAATCAAAGAGCTGAGAGATGCTACCAAATAA
- a CDS encoding VOC family protein, translating to MKKIIPLCLLAIVMMTRIHAIAQQKSPILNHIAVYVYDLEKTTAFYRDVLRIDTIPEPFHDGKHSWFRIGGHSQLHLIRGAAAVTTHDKNGHLCFSVPSMADFIDRLHANKVPFESWQGVKDVANKRVDGVQQVYFKDPEGNWIEVNDDKY from the coding sequence ATGAAAAAGATAATTCCACTATGCCTGCTGGCAATTGTTATGATGACCCGTATACACGCCATTGCCCAACAAAAAAGCCCGATACTGAACCATATCGCCGTATATGTATACGATCTTGAAAAAACCACTGCATTCTATAGGGATGTACTCCGGATAGATACGATTCCAGAACCTTTTCATGATGGCAAACATTCCTGGTTCAGGATAGGCGGGCATAGCCAGCTGCACCTGATCAGGGGGGCGGCAGCTGTGACGACGCATGATAAAAACGGCCATCTTTGTTTTAGTGTGCCTTCTATGGCAGATTTTATTGACAGACTACATGCGAATAAGGTGCCGTTTGAGAGTTGGCAGGGGGTGAAGGATGTGGCGAATAAGAGAGTGGATGGGGTGCAGCAGGTTTATTTTAAAGATCCAGAGGGGAATTGGATTGAGGTGAATGACGATAAGTATTGA
- a CDS encoding mechanosensitive ion channel family protein, whose amino-acid sequence MLEDLQNHLNMPIFLWNILLGASALITGLIIKYLIAFILRLTTKNNTSYSLITSILKHLGLAVNYLLPLLVFNIVLPFMELSRKPMNFLSKTAEIGLILSFGFALAGLVKVFEDYMYHSYDLSKEDNLRERKLRTQLQFVRKFAISTILVLTLCAVLLSFDSLRKIGAGLLTGVGVSGIIIGFAAQRSLSNFLAGMQIAFTQPIRIDDVLVVEGEWGRVEEITLTYVVLGIWDLRKLILPINYFIEKPFQNWTRTGSAILGTAFLYLDHTAPFDAMREELDRILKTHPLWDRRVKAVQVTDIRERVVEIRFLVSANSSGKAFDLRCDVREKMLVFLRDNHPYCLPKTRAVLEESANKTNDPNQANDAGINPFNLPSRS is encoded by the coding sequence ATGCTTGAAGATTTACAGAACCACCTAAACATGCCGATATTTTTATGGAATATTTTGCTAGGGGCCTCGGCACTCATTACTGGGTTGATAATCAAATATTTAATAGCATTTATTCTACGCCTTACTACTAAGAATAATACCAGTTATTCCCTGATCACATCCATATTGAAACACCTGGGCCTGGCTGTCAATTATCTACTTCCATTATTGGTTTTCAATATAGTGCTTCCATTCATGGAACTTTCCCGGAAGCCTATGAATTTTCTCTCTAAAACCGCTGAAATCGGCCTTATCCTTTCCTTTGGCTTTGCCCTGGCAGGCCTTGTCAAGGTTTTTGAAGACTATATGTACCACTCCTACGACCTGAGCAAGGAAGATAACCTCCGGGAACGTAAATTGCGGACCCAGCTACAGTTCGTGCGTAAGTTCGCTATCAGTACCATACTAGTTCTCACTCTCTGTGCCGTTCTACTCAGTTTTGATAGCCTCCGCAAGATCGGCGCCGGTTTACTGACCGGTGTGGGTGTCAGTGGTATTATTATTGGTTTTGCAGCGCAGCGGTCCCTGTCCAATTTTCTCGCCGGTATGCAGATCGCCTTTACCCAACCTATCCGTATAGACGATGTGCTCGTCGTGGAAGGTGAATGGGGTAGGGTAGAAGAGATCACCCTTACCTATGTGGTACTCGGTATCTGGGACCTGCGTAAATTAATCCTGCCTATCAATTATTTTATTGAAAAGCCGTTTCAGAACTGGACCCGTACCGGCTCTGCCATTTTGGGTACTGCGTTTTTATACCTGGATCATACTGCGCCTTTCGACGCCATGCGCGAGGAACTGGACCGCATACTCAAAACCCATCCACTGTGGGATAGAAGAGTGAAAGCTGTACAGGTGACTGATATTAGAGAACGTGTGGTGGAAATCCGCTTCCTGGTGAGTGCTAACAGTTCAGGGAAGGCTTTTGATCTCCGTTGTGATGTCAGGGAAAAGATGCTGGTTTTTTTAAGGGACAATCATCCTTATTGTTTGCCGAAGACACGTGCAGTGCTGGAAGAAAGTGCAAATAAAACCAATGATCCAAACCAGGCAAATGATGCCGGCATCAATCCATTCAACCTGCCTTCACGGTCTTAA
- a CDS encoding nuclear transport factor 2 family protein — protein MKTKLYCFLVIFCSMTMISFAQSKEEKAVAAQVELLRKAMVDADKATLEKLVDAKLTYGHSGGKIEDKATFVDNIVSGHSDFLSIELSDQTIVVSGNTAIVRHNLAAATNDNGKPGNVHLHVLLVWAKEGSQWKLLARQAVKQPVANQ, from the coding sequence ATGAAAACTAAATTGTATTGTTTCCTGGTCATTTTTTGTAGTATGACTATGATTTCATTTGCCCAATCTAAAGAGGAAAAAGCGGTAGCTGCGCAGGTAGAGTTATTGCGGAAGGCGATGGTAGACGCGGACAAAGCCACGTTAGAGAAACTGGTTGATGCAAAGCTGACTTACGGACATTCTGGTGGGAAGATAGAGGATAAGGCTACGTTTGTAGATAATATAGTAAGTGGACATTCAGACTTTTTATCGATAGAACTGAGTGATCAGACAATTGTAGTTAGTGGGAATACCGCGATAGTAAGACATAACCTGGCGGCCGCTACAAATGATAATGGCAAGCCGGGCAATGTACATTTGCATGTATTGCTGGTGTGGGCGAAGGAGGGAAGTCAATGGAAGTTATTGGCGAGACAGGCGGTGAAGCAGCCGGTAGCAAATCAATAA
- a CDS encoding HAMP domain-containing sensor histidine kinase encodes MRNVLARLSNLWEKLVGDPAAFSLENRAFNSISVITLALLTVLLPFNMWLGLTAVWIIVLVLLFLQVFFFWLSRFKGLYSVSMLAYVIVSYITLTATYYLNSGSHGPALLLFFLTFNLLIAFSPRNRHWIWASLHLLIPIALLTKEYLQPSWIADIYQSAQNRFIDLASSYFVTLTCTFLITNYLRNNYNREKKKAEDRADKIDIQNVNLEQLNQKKDKLFSIIAHDLQSPLNSIITTLHLIAEYELSQDERKMLGDELLTMTKNTSNMLTNLLTWSKMQMDGRGVRLSPVHVYEVVQRVLAIQQILADKKSVTLTSKIDPAVYVTADNNMLELIIRNLVNNAIKFTPNNGQVKISLLVKDGICQLMVADNGIGIESSHKEEIFSLKTQSTFGTNNEKGIGLGLVLCKELQSLQHGELWFESLPGKGTTFYATIPVADPAADGRITA; translated from the coding sequence TTGCGAAATGTATTGGCTCGACTTAGCAACTTATGGGAGAAGCTAGTGGGAGACCCGGCAGCGTTTTCGCTGGAGAACCGTGCTTTCAACTCCATCAGTGTCATTACCCTGGCACTCTTAACAGTACTATTACCATTCAATATGTGGCTGGGACTGACCGCGGTATGGATTATTGTACTGGTTTTACTGTTTTTACAGGTTTTCTTCTTTTGGTTGTCCCGGTTTAAGGGGCTTTACAGTGTAAGCATGCTGGCCTATGTGATTGTTAGTTATATCACATTGACGGCTACTTATTACCTGAACTCCGGCAGTCATGGGCCCGCACTCCTGTTGTTTTTCCTCACATTTAACCTCCTGATTGCATTCAGTCCCCGTAACCGGCACTGGATATGGGCATCCCTGCATTTGCTGATACCCATTGCCCTACTCACCAAAGAATACCTGCAACCCAGCTGGATCGCGGATATTTATCAGAGTGCGCAGAACAGGTTTATTGACCTGGCTTCCAGCTACTTTGTGACCCTGACCTGCACCTTCCTGATCACTAATTACCTGCGGAACAATTATAACAGGGAGAAGAAGAAGGCGGAAGACAGGGCGGATAAAATCGATATTCAGAATGTCAACCTGGAACAACTGAACCAGAAAAAGGATAAGCTCTTCTCTATCATCGCACATGACCTGCAAAGTCCCTTAAATTCGATTATTACGACCCTGCACCTCATTGCAGAATACGAATTGTCACAGGATGAACGTAAAATGCTGGGCGATGAACTGCTGACCATGACCAAGAATACCTCCAATATGCTGACAAACCTGCTTACATGGAGTAAAATGCAAATGGATGGTCGTGGGGTACGGTTATCACCAGTACATGTATACGAAGTGGTGCAACGGGTATTGGCTATTCAACAGATCCTGGCAGATAAAAAATCAGTGACGCTGACTTCCAAAATTGATCCTGCCGTGTATGTAACGGCAGATAATAATATGCTGGAACTGATTATCCGGAACCTGGTGAATAATGCGATTAAGTTTACGCCTAATAACGGCCAGGTGAAGATCAGCCTGTTGGTAAAAGATGGTATTTGCCAGCTGATGGTGGCGGATAATGGCATCGGTATTGAAAGTTCACATAAGGAGGAGATCTTTTCTTTGAAGACGCAGTCTACTTTTGGAACGAATAATGAGAAAGGGATTGGGCTTGGATTGGTGCTTTGTAAGGAGCTGCAGTCCTTACAGCATGGGGAGCTTTGGTTTGAAAGTTTGCCGGGGAAAGGAACGACTTTTTATGCGACGATACCTGTGGCGGATCCGGCGGCAGATGGGAGGATAACGGCGTAA
- a CDS encoding glycosyltransferase family 4 protein — translation MKKIIAVHLSNDRSGNTLIFRESLETLADKGMDIHLITNGNAHTPGYLTDLSNIQYHYINYIERGNKTRLFFSYLLAQMSIFFKVLWLSKKGDKVYINTLQPFGAAWASRLKGAHITYHIHETAIQPVAFRRPMLKSAQLLAHQIVYASRFVQSQFEFRKAEKRVIHSCLPSSFVQEAVLHAKHGARKTILMVASLEEESGVEELMELAKAMPKTRFELIIKATYKEIADHFKGMTVPNNIMIYDTQLDMHPFYQRAAVVLNLSHAGHYQETFDISILQAMSYGRPVIVPLAGGANELVAHGWNGYRISGHYVEQVRKHVEQLLHNKPLYADMSCAAQLVASQFKPTHFKQQLEDVFMEGTCYTPTKKQEVAEVLLYPAALQEYLNTALN, via the coding sequence ATGAAAAAGATAATAGCCGTTCATTTATCAAACGACAGAAGTGGAAACACTCTGATCTTTCGTGAATCGCTGGAAACCTTAGCAGACAAGGGTATGGACATTCATTTAATTACGAATGGCAACGCGCATACACCAGGATACCTGACCGATTTATCGAACATACAGTATCACTACATAAATTATATAGAACGGGGGAACAAAACGCGTTTATTCTTCAGCTACCTGCTGGCGCAGATGAGTATTTTCTTCAAGGTACTTTGGTTAAGTAAAAAAGGCGATAAGGTATACATTAATACTTTACAACCTTTTGGTGCGGCATGGGCCAGCAGGCTGAAGGGAGCGCATATCACCTATCACATTCACGAAACGGCTATACAGCCTGTGGCATTCAGGAGGCCGATGCTGAAAAGTGCACAGTTACTCGCACACCAGATCGTATATGCTTCCAGGTTTGTACAGTCACAATTTGAGTTCAGGAAGGCAGAAAAGAGAGTGATTCATAGTTGTCTGCCCAGTTCATTTGTACAGGAAGCGGTATTACATGCAAAACATGGTGCCCGCAAGACCATCCTGATGGTGGCTTCACTGGAAGAAGAGAGCGGTGTGGAAGAACTGATGGAACTGGCTAAGGCTATGCCCAAAACAAGGTTTGAACTGATTATCAAAGCGACATATAAAGAAATTGCAGATCATTTTAAAGGTATGACCGTACCGAACAATATTATGATCTACGATACACAGCTGGATATGCATCCCTTCTATCAACGCGCGGCAGTAGTACTGAACCTGTCTCATGCGGGGCATTACCAGGAGACTTTTGATATCAGTATTCTGCAGGCAATGAGTTATGGCCGTCCGGTGATTGTACCGCTGGCGGGTGGTGCGAACGAACTGGTAGCGCATGGTTGGAATGGTTACCGCATCAGCGGACATTATGTAGAGCAGGTACGCAAGCATGTAGAACAGTTATTGCATAATAAACCGTTGTACGCAGATATGAGTTGTGCGGCGCAGCTGGTGGCTAGCCAGTTCAAGCCTACACATTTTAAGCAGCAGCTAGAGGATGTATTTATGGAAGGGACCTGCTATACACCCACAAAGAAACAAGAGGTAGCTGAGGTACTGCTTTATCCTGCGGCTTTGCAGGAATACCTTAATACAGCGTTGAATTAA
- a CDS encoding SAM-dependent methyltransferase, which yields MKKLSASRTAQYMALFRALETQRPHDKLVYDPYAINFLDRVFQIATRLSVIPPIRRMIQRIIQKRIPGAYSSGIARTRYIDELVQQAVNQGIQQVVILGAGFDTRALRLDFLRLLPVIEIDHPNTSAVKKEKLGTLTPHVQYLQLDFNEKGLDDLSLNASLPTVFIWEGVTNYLQEEAIAATFRFIEKFPVGSFVIFTYVDEKVLREPHTYYGGEKLLYDVARLEEQWTFGWKPGILRKYLQQFELELLEDNSAVEYRRQYMPARTEKGYEFYRVAFAVRK from the coding sequence ATGAAAAAACTCTCCGCCAGTCGGACCGCCCAGTATATGGCTTTGTTCCGGGCGCTTGAAACCCAGCGACCACATGATAAACTGGTCTACGATCCTTATGCCATCAACTTCCTTGACCGTGTTTTTCAGATAGCCACCCGATTATCCGTAATTCCTCCTATCCGCCGGATGATCCAGCGTATTATTCAAAAAAGGATCCCCGGTGCGTATTCCTCTGGCATAGCCCGAACCAGGTATATCGATGAACTGGTGCAACAAGCTGTGAACCAGGGGATACAACAAGTGGTCATTTTGGGTGCCGGTTTCGATACGAGGGCATTGCGCCTGGATTTTCTGCGCCTGCTGCCCGTGATAGAAATAGACCATCCGAATACATCGGCTGTAAAAAAAGAGAAGTTGGGGACCCTCACCCCCCATGTACAATACCTGCAGCTTGATTTCAATGAAAAAGGATTGGATGACCTGTCACTCAACGCTTCCCTGCCAACGGTATTTATATGGGAAGGAGTGACGAATTACCTGCAGGAAGAAGCCATTGCTGCTACATTTCGGTTTATAGAAAAGTTTCCCGTAGGCTCCTTTGTAATCTTTACCTATGTAGATGAAAAAGTATTGCGGGAACCCCATACCTATTATGGAGGAGAGAAGTTGCTCTATGATGTAGCACGGCTGGAAGAGCAATGGACATTTGGCTGGAAACCAGGTATTTTGCGGAAATATTTACAGCAGTTTGAATTAGAATTACTGGAAGATAATAGTGCGGTAGAATACCGTCGTCAATACATGCCGGCAAGGACAGAAAAAGGGTATGAGTTTTATCGTGTAGCATTTGCCGTAAGAAAATAG
- a CDS encoding T9SS type A sorting domain-containing protein — protein MINLRKTIFTGLLVAAMMMVAGLSYGQTDATESYTAKQYTIGTAGTYLLMEGMFYIAYNIGEPIIFADSSLNHVLWFGFEQPLGDTIAYKKDDMTVYPNPAYASTATVKYVLSDGSDSSRITQIDIRIVNLSGQLMFTDSQAVKKGESLFQYQFDVDKYNPGVYVITLFMNTGIKASRKFVRVRI, from the coding sequence ATGATAAATCTGAGAAAAACCATATTTACAGGACTACTTGTTGCTGCCATGATGATGGTTGCAGGCTTGTCGTATGGGCAGACTGATGCTACAGAAAGTTACACGGCCAAGCAGTATACCATTGGTACTGCCGGAACATACCTTTTGATGGAGGGTATGTTTTATATCGCCTACAATATTGGTGAACCCATCATATTTGCAGATAGCAGTCTGAACCATGTCCTTTGGTTTGGCTTTGAGCAGCCTTTGGGAGATACCATTGCTTATAAGAAAGATGATATGACGGTATACCCCAATCCCGCATATGCCAGTACAGCGACGGTGAAGTATGTGCTGAGTGATGGTAGCGACAGTTCAAGGATCACCCAGATCGATATCAGGATTGTGAACCTGTCGGGGCAGCTGATGTTTACGGATTCGCAGGCGGTTAAAAAGGGTGAAAGTTTATTTCAATACCAGTTTGACGTAGATAAATACAATCCTGGGGTATATGTGATCACGTTGTTTATGAATACTGGTATTAAAGCCAGCCGAAAATTTGTACGGGTGAGAATTTAG
- a CDS encoding DEAD/DEAH box helicase, whose translation MYFDEFDLDDRVLDGIDAMGYTTATPVQEKVIPPIIAGKDILACAQTGTGKTAAFLLPIIHRLLTEHHDNHKINSLIIVPTRELAVQIAQTLEGMSYFTNISSIAVYGGSNGALFSAEKKALTSGVDMVICTPGRMIAHLNMGYVKLDQVKYLVLDEADRMLDMGFNDDIIKITSFLPKVRQNLLFSATMPEKIRKLAMKILHQPEEINIAISKPPEKIVQEAFVVYEEQKPALIKALLKAKEFDNIIIFCSRKQNVKQLTYELQKAKFTVEQIHSDLEQDKREQVLMDFKSKKLKILVATDILSRGIDIEDINLVINYDVPNDAEDYIHRIGRTARAATEGTAYTIISEKEQRKFARIEEVLGKSVTKTQVPEELGPVPEYTAKPGSGGKKRPGGYKFRNNKSNYSNKK comes from the coding sequence TTGTATTTTGATGAATTTGACCTGGATGACAGGGTACTAGACGGGATTGACGCAATGGGTTATACCACAGCAACGCCTGTACAGGAAAAAGTTATCCCCCCCATAATTGCTGGTAAGGATATTCTGGCCTGTGCACAAACAGGCACGGGTAAAACTGCCGCTTTCCTGCTTCCCATTATTCACCGGCTCCTTACCGAGCATCACGATAACCATAAGATCAATTCCCTGATCATTGTACCTACACGTGAACTGGCGGTGCAGATTGCACAGACGCTGGAGGGGATGTCTTACTTTACCAATATCAGCTCTATTGCTGTATATGGAGGTAGTAATGGCGCTTTGTTCTCTGCCGAAAAGAAAGCATTGACCTCAGGGGTGGATATGGTGATCTGCACGCCCGGGCGTATGATTGCGCACCTGAACATGGGGTATGTGAAACTGGACCAGGTAAAATACCTGGTATTAGATGAAGCCGACCGTATGCTGGATATGGGTTTTAATGATGATATCATTAAAATAACATCTTTCCTGCCAAAGGTGAGACAAAACCTGTTGTTTTCTGCGACCATGCCGGAGAAGATCCGGAAACTGGCCATGAAGATCCTGCATCAGCCGGAGGAGATCAATATTGCGATTTCCAAGCCACCGGAGAAGATCGTACAGGAGGCTTTTGTGGTGTATGAAGAACAAAAACCTGCTTTGATAAAGGCTTTGCTGAAGGCAAAGGAATTTGATAATATAATTATCTTCTGTTCCCGCAAGCAGAATGTGAAGCAACTCACTTACGAGTTGCAGAAGGCGAAGTTTACAGTGGAGCAGATACATTCTGACCTTGAGCAGGATAAGCGAGAGCAGGTGCTGATGGATTTTAAGAGTAAGAAACTGAAAATACTGGTAGCGACAGATATATTGAGCAGAGGAATTGATATTGAGGATATCAACCTTGTGATCAATTATGATGTGCCAAATGATGCGGAGGATTATATACATAGAATTGGACGTACGGCAAGAGCAGCCACAGAGGGCACGGCTTATACGATCATAAGTGAAAAGGAGCAGCGGAAATTTGCGCGAATTGAAGAGGTATTGGGGAAATCGGTAACGAAGACCCAGGTGCCGGAGGAATTAGGCCCTGTGCCGGAATATACGGCCAAACCAGGTAGTGGTGGAAAGAAGCGCCCTGGCGGGTATAAGTTTAGGAATAATAAGAGTAATTATAGTAATAAGAAGTAA
- a CDS encoding Hpt domain-containing protein: MGANHALYSYNYLYKISDNQAFIHKMISLFINSVAEYTGDLQQLQVTKVLHDLKRTVHKLKPSVLSMEVAGAKEIISKLEEAEKWNEEVDKLVEQLKEIFQQIKPMMEEDLEQLKI, translated from the coding sequence ATGGGCGCGAATCATGCACTATATTCTTATAACTATCTGTACAAAATATCGGATAATCAAGCGTTCATCCATAAGATGATCTCCCTGTTCATCAACTCAGTGGCAGAATATACGGGTGACCTGCAACAGTTGCAGGTGACAAAGGTATTGCATGACCTGAAAAGGACTGTACATAAGTTAAAGCCCAGTGTGCTGAGTATGGAGGTAGCGGGGGCTAAAGAAATTATATCAAAACTGGAAGAAGCAGAAAAATGGAATGAGGAAGTTGACAAGTTAGTGGAACAGCTGAAAGAGATCTTTCAGCAGATAAAACCCATGATGGAAGAAGATCTTGAGCAACTAAAGATATAA
- a CDS encoding sigma-54 dependent transcriptional regulator has translation MLDFKIFIVEDDKWYGNLLQHYLSQNPDYEATLIGSGKECLAQLHRKPDLITIDFGLPDMNGEELYRKIKQAQPNVPVIIISAQEKITTAVDLLKMGAEDYLVKDENTQQLLWKAIIRLRENQSLKNEITQLKAELKTRYDYSTSIVGKSPALQAVFRLIDKAAGSMINVSITGETGTGKELVAKAVHYNSARSGHPYVAVNMAAIPRELVESELFGYEKGAFTGAQNRKIGRFEEANGGTLFLDEIGEMDLNIQSKLLRVLQEKELIRLGGNSKIKLDFRLVVATHKNLADEVKKGNFREDLYYRIVGLPIALPPLRDRKDDLLLLTQFFLSNYCKENRIPELKVSPSSREKLLSYNYPGNIRELKSVIELAAVMSENNMIEPDDITFLSGNNHDVDTVLNTELTLREYTRLIIRNYLKRYNDNVLLVAEKLDIGKSTIYKMLQTGEIEGA, from the coding sequence ATGCTCGATTTTAAGATTTTTATAGTTGAAGACGACAAATGGTATGGTAACCTGTTACAACACTACCTCAGTCAAAACCCCGATTACGAAGCAACCCTAATCGGCTCAGGTAAGGAATGCCTGGCCCAATTGCACCGAAAACCTGATCTGATCACTATCGACTTTGGGCTTCCCGACATGAACGGCGAAGAGCTATACCGTAAGATAAAGCAGGCTCAACCAAACGTTCCGGTCATCATCATCAGCGCCCAGGAAAAGATCACGACAGCTGTAGACCTCCTGAAGATGGGTGCAGAAGATTATCTCGTCAAGGATGAAAACACCCAGCAATTACTCTGGAAAGCCATCATCCGCCTCCGGGAAAATCAATCCTTAAAGAATGAGATCACACAGTTAAAAGCGGAATTAAAAACCCGGTACGACTACTCCACCTCCATCGTGGGCAAAAGTCCTGCCCTACAGGCTGTATTCCGACTGATCGATAAGGCCGCTGGCTCTATGATCAACGTATCTATCACCGGCGAAACCGGTACGGGTAAAGAACTGGTCGCCAAAGCTGTCCATTACAATTCTGCCCGTAGCGGACATCCGTACGTAGCTGTGAACATGGCCGCCATTCCAAGGGAATTGGTAGAAAGTGAATTGTTCGGTTACGAGAAAGGTGCTTTTACAGGGGCACAGAACCGTAAAATCGGCCGTTTTGAAGAAGCGAATGGTGGTACCTTATTCCTGGACGAAATCGGGGAAATGGACCTGAATATCCAAAGTAAACTACTCAGAGTACTCCAGGAAAAAGAACTGATCCGACTGGGAGGTAACAGTAAAATCAAACTGGACTTCCGCCTCGTTGTGGCTACCCACAAAAACCTGGCTGATGAAGTAAAAAAAGGGAACTTCAGGGAAGATCTCTACTATCGTATCGTAGGTCTGCCCATCGCACTTCCACCCCTCAGGGACAGGAAAGACGACCTTTTACTGCTTACCCAGTTCTTCCTTTCTAATTACTGTAAGGAAAATAGAATTCCTGAACTCAAGGTTTCCCCCTCTTCCCGGGAAAAACTCCTCTCCTACAATTATCCTGGTAATATCCGTGAATTGAAATCTGTGATAGAACTGGCAGCCGTAATGTCGGAAAACAACATGATTGAGCCGGATGACATCACCTTCCTCTCCGGCAATAACCATGATGTAGATACTGTACTGAATACGGAATTAACGCTCAGGGAGTATACCAGGCTGATTATCCGGAACTATCTGAAACGGTACAACGATAATGTACTACTGGTAGCAGAGAAACTGGACATTGGCAAATCAACTATTTACAAAATGTTACAGACCGGCGAGATAGAAGGCGCCTGA
- a CDS encoding DUF4251 domain-containing protein has product MKNIIIAGLVSLAISLPGLTSAQSKSDEKKAAITNLINNQSYVFIAQSSIPAGPSPDRQLNGQYDLTVTKDSVISYLPYFGRAYTAPMDPSRGGIQFTSTKFDYKVTEKKKGGWTIVIKPKDTQEASQLILNVTSSGYSSLQVIGNNRQPITFNGIVDARKSKK; this is encoded by the coding sequence ATGAAAAATATTATAATAGCCGGCCTTGTGTCTCTGGCTATATCCCTGCCCGGCCTCACTTCAGCACAATCCAAAAGCGACGAAAAGAAAGCTGCCATCACCAACCTGATTAATAACCAGTCATATGTATTTATTGCTCAGTCTTCAATACCTGCCGGCCCTTCGCCGGACAGACAGTTGAATGGCCAGTATGACCTGACAGTAACGAAAGACTCTGTGATCAGTTATCTGCCGTATTTTGGCCGTGCATATACAGCACCGATGGATCCTTCCAGGGGAGGCATACAATTTACCTCTACTAAATTTGATTATAAGGTGACAGAAAAGAAAAAAGGAGGATGGACCATTGTGATCAAACCAAAGGATACACAGGAAGCCAGTCAGCTAATACTCAATGTCACTTCATCAGGATATTCTTCACTGCAGGTAATTGGCAACAACCGCCAGCCTATTACATTTAATGGCATAGTGGATGCAAGAAAATCTAAAAAATAA
- a CDS encoding response regulator: protein MATKTDSKIYVVDDDPFYLATYDKHLKAQGYNNISCFLSGKDFLEQLTDEPDIVILDHDLGDMTGLDVLKEIKRFNTNIFVIFASARQQPDIATASLKNGAFDYIIKDDNVLEHITSTLSKLFVVQDYLKKKKRNNRFFFFFSLIVATLMIVSFVHDMLRH, encoded by the coding sequence ATGGCAACAAAAACAGACAGCAAAATATACGTCGTAGATGATGATCCATTTTATCTGGCAACTTACGATAAACACCTGAAAGCGCAGGGCTACAATAATATCTCCTGCTTCCTGTCAGGCAAAGACTTCCTGGAACAGCTGACTGATGAGCCGGATATCGTAATACTGGATCATGACCTGGGAGATATGACTGGTCTGGATGTACTGAAAGAGATCAAACGTTTTAACACAAATATCTTTGTCATTTTCGCCAGTGCAAGACAGCAGCCCGACATTGCGACTGCCTCACTCAAGAACGGTGCTTTTGACTACATTATAAAGGATGACAATGTGCTGGAACATATAACATCAACACTCAGCAAGCTGTTTGTTGTACAGGACTACCTGAAGAAGAAAAAACGCAATAACCGCTTCTTCTTTTTCTTCAGCCTGATCGTCGCTACACTAATGATTGTAAGCTTTGTACACGACATGTTAAGACATTAA